ACGCGGTCGATGGCGCCGCTCTCCGGGTCTCGCACGAAGCGTCCGCCGGGATGGCGGCGGCCGGACGCGGGATCCACCAGGTCACAGGTCAGATCCGGATAACAGACCAGAGGCGCGGGGGTGTCGCCGTTCACCGTCAGCGTCAGGGAGCCGTCGGAGTCTGCCGCGATCCGGTACTCGACGGTGCCGTTGTGGTAGGTCCCGGCGCACTGGGGAAGTGCGACGGCGCGGCCGCGCTCGGGCGGGCGCGTGGCCGAGGGAACCTGCACTCCGGTGATCCGGTCGAGGTCTTCGGCCAGTTCGTGCCACAGCGCGGTGCCGTTGTTGGCGTTGCTGGTGAAGGCGACCACCGTGCCGCTGTCCGGTTCGGCCCGCAGATGGCAGGAGGTGCCCTGGGCGTTGCCGTCGTGTCCGCACCACTGCTGGGCGCCCTGCTGGAAGAGGGCGAGGCCCAGGCCCCATGCGTCCGCCAGAACGCCCGGGGCGGCGCCCGGTACGGGGCGGCGCATCTCCTCGGCGGCGTCGGGTGTCAGCACCGTGCGGGGGCCGTGCCCGATCAGGGCCCGGCCCAGAGCCACCAGGTCGAGCGCGCTGGCCAGCAGGGCGCCCGCCGGGGCCTCCACCGGCGCCAGGTTCTGCTGCACCGCAAGCACCCGGCCCGAGGTCGGGTTCACGGAGTGGCCGCGGGCCACCGGACGCGCCGGCGCGCGGTCGCCGAGGAAGGCGGGCACGGTGCCCAGGGGCTCCAGGAGCAGCGCCCGCACGGCTTCCTGCCAGGGCATGCCCGTCACCGTTTCGATCAGCCGGCCGGCGGCGACATACCCGGCGTTGGAGTAGGAGAAGCCGCTGCCGGGCGCGCACACCGTGTCCCGGCCGGAACAGTGCGCGGACAGGTAACGGGCGGGCGTCAGTGCCGCCGCGTCGTCCGAGTCGGGCCCGGTCGGGAGCCCGCCGGTGTGGCTGAGCAGCTGCCGTACGGTGAGGTGCGGCGCCCGCCGCAGCTCCGGCACATGTGTGCCGACGAGGTCGGTCAGCTCGAGGTCACCGTCGTCGGCCAGGAGCTGGACCACCGCGGCCGTGTAGGGCTTGGTGACGGAGCCCAGCGGCACCGCCGTGTCCGCGGTGAACATCTCGCCGGTGGTGACGTCCGCCTCGCCCGTCTGGACGGTGTATGTCACCGAGTCGACCTGCACGGCGAGTTGGGCTCCTGGCACCTGGTGGGTGCGCGCGAGCGTGTCCAGACGCTCTTGTAAGAGGCGTCGTATGTGGGTCGGCTGCCGGCTCGCGACCTGAGCACTCGAAGCATGCGGCATGAGAAAGGAACTCCCGGAACTCGAACTCACGGGGGTTGGCGCGCCTGCCTGCCGTGACGGCAAACCCGCGCACGGCGCGGACGGACCAGCCCCTGGGCCTGATCGCCGAGGGAACTCGGCAACCGATCTCCTCGCGTGCGCCCGGCGGTTGGTGCCGGGCACGCTCTTCACTGCGAACGGCGCTATGCCCTCCGCACCTCCACCGGCAGACGACGTGCACTGACGATGACGGCCGGATTCTGGAACTCGACCTCACGGCGGCTCGGGATGGTGAGGCAGGAGAAACGGTCCAGCAGTTGCCGGAGCGCGATGCGTGCCTCCAGCCTGGCCAGGGGTGCGCCGAAGCAGAAGTGAATGCCGTGGCCGAAGGTCAGGTGCGGGTTGGGGCTGCGCATCACGTGAAAGGTGTCGGGGTCGGTGAACCGTGCCGGGTCGCGGTTGGCGGTGGCCAGGTGGGCCATCAGGATGGCGTCGGCGGGGAGGGTCCGGCCGCCGAGCTCGACCTCACGGGTGGTGCGGCGCCCCAGTTCGGGGAAGGGCGGCAGCCAGCGCAGCACCTCCTCGATGGCGTCCGGCAGCCGGCCGGGTTCGGCGCGCACCTGCGCGGCGGCCTCGGGGTGCTCGTCGAAGCTGAGCACGGCGTTGCCCAGCAGGGCGGTGGTGGTGATGTGCCCGGCGACCAGCAGCAGGGCCACAAAGCCGACGATCTCCTGGTCCGCCAGGCGTACGCCGTCCACTTCGGCCTGCAGCAGCCTGCTGGTCAGTCCCTCGCCGGGATGTTTCCGGTGGTGGCGGATGTGCTCGAGGATGTAGCCGTTCATCTCGCGCACGGTGGGGGCGATGGAGTCCAGTGCGCGCTCGATATCGCTCATGTCCAGCGATTCGCCGATCTCGTCCCCGCCGAAGAGCGTGCCCGCCCACTCCTGGAACAGTCCGCGGTCAGCGGCCGGCACACCGAGCAGCTCGGCTATCACGAGGATGGGCAGCGGGTAGGCCAGCGCGTCCACCACGTCGAACCGGTCGCGGTCCCCGACGGCATCGAGCAGTTCCGCCGTGATGGCGTGGATCCTCGGTTCGAGTCCGGCAACGACCCGCGGGGTGAACGCCTGGCTGACGAGGGTGCGCAGCTTGCGGTGCTCCGGCGGGTCCATGCCGACGAAGTTGCCCTGGCGGAAGGTCTCGAAGTCCGGCTGGGTGGGGGTCAGTCCGGAGAAGTCCGAGGAGAACGTCGCCGGGTCGGCGAGGACCGCGGCCACGCTCCGGTGATCCAGCACCTGCCAGACGTTCTGCCCCTCGTCATGGCGCACGGGATCGGTCTCGCCCAAGCTACTCCACCGGCCGACCAGATCGTCGAAGACGAAAGGTGCCTCTTTCAGTTCGTTGCTGGTCACCGGTTCTCCCTGAAGTACGGGTCCGGGAGGGTTCGTTCCTCCCCGGCGGTTATGCGCTGGACTGATCGGCGGCCATACCCCTCGAAAAGACGGAGCGCCGCATGACGCAACAGGCTTACTATCACAGCCCTTTCATGACCTTGATTGCCTTCGGATTAATTTTGTACTTCCTGTGCAAGAATTGGCGAAGCCGGGTTCGGCACACGGATTCCAGCACGGTGTCGCGGCATCCCGAAAAGGGCATCAGGATCTCCCGACGGCATGAACACCCATAGGGATACGCGAACATGACCACCGAAAGGCATGCCGATAAGGCCGCCGTACCGCTCCCGCGACGCATTGCCTGCGCAGGCCGATAAACCCCTGATTCCGCGTTACGTGTACGGCGCGTGGCGCGGTAGCACCGCCCTCACTCGCCGGGCTGCCGGTTCCTGCGGCGCCTGCATACCACTGCGGGTGCAATCAACGGCGACAGCAGCAGAAAAGCAGCCTCGGCGGCCGCCCGGTACACCCCCGCGCACCGACCGACGACTCACACGCAGCGAAGCCACCGCTGACCATCTCGTTACCACACATCCCCCACTGAAAGCCCCCACACAGGACACGTGCCAGGCGCCCCCACGCACGTAAAGGTGGGCGATCCGCGCACGAGTCAACGGCGCACCCGAAAGGCACGAGAGAAACGCAAAACACTACCGGCGGGTACAGTTTGATGTTGTCAACGCTCCGCGCCCCCGGGCGCTTTCACGCCAGTCCAGCTTGACCGACAGTCTTCACTCCCAGTCATACAATAGCAACCCCCTGCGGTTTGACTGAGCGTGATTTCTATACCCATTCACCTCTGCTCGCCAGTAGGCCGCGAGCGACCCCTGTTGCTCATGAGGCAAG
This portion of the Streptomyces sp. 2114.4 genome encodes:
- a CDS encoding serine hydrolase encodes the protein MPHASSAQVASRQPTHIRRLLQERLDTLARTHQVPGAQLAVQVDSVTYTVQTGEADVTTGEMFTADTAVPLGSVTKPYTAAVVQLLADDGDLELTDLVGTHVPELRRAPHLTVRQLLSHTGGLPTGPDSDDAAALTPARYLSAHCSGRDTVCAPGSGFSYSNAGYVAAGRLIETVTGMPWQEAVRALLLEPLGTVPAFLGDRAPARPVARGHSVNPTSGRVLAVQQNLAPVEAPAGALLASALDLVALGRALIGHGPRTVLTPDAAEEMRRPVPGAAPGVLADAWGLGLALFQQGAQQWCGHDGNAQGTSCHLRAEPDSGTVVAFTSNANNGTALWHELAEDLDRITGVQVPSATRPPERGRAVALPQCAGTYHNGTVEYRIAADSDGSLTLTVNGDTPAPLVCYPDLTCDLVDPASGRRHPGGRFVRDPESGAIDRVQISGRTARRTVTA
- a CDS encoding cytochrome P450; translation: MTSNELKEAPFVFDDLVGRWSSLGETDPVRHDEGQNVWQVLDHRSVAAVLADPATFSSDFSGLTPTQPDFETFRQGNFVGMDPPEHRKLRTLVSQAFTPRVVAGLEPRIHAITAELLDAVGDRDRFDVVDALAYPLPILVIAELLGVPAADRGLFQEWAGTLFGGDEIGESLDMSDIERALDSIAPTVREMNGYILEHIRHHRKHPGEGLTSRLLQAEVDGVRLADQEIVGFVALLLVAGHITTTALLGNAVLSFDEHPEAAAQVRAEPGRLPDAIEEVLRWLPPFPELGRRTTREVELGGRTLPADAILMAHLATANRDPARFTDPDTFHVMRSPNPHLTFGHGIHFCFGAPLARLEARIALRQLLDRFSCLTIPSRREVEFQNPAVIVSARRLPVEVRRA